The Macadamia integrifolia cultivar HAES 741 chromosome 3, SCU_Mint_v3, whole genome shotgun sequence genome segment ACTTGAGTAGCCAAGATAACCTTTGCCCTCTAACTTGTGCCCAGCACAACGGTGTGAGAAATTATCGCCCCACCTTCATTCATTTGATGCTTTTATGCATGTTCTCATTGATCCCGCGTTGTTGTAAAAGCCATGTGAACTTGCCCATATTATTATTATCCCTACTGCTTACATAGAGCAAATCCCTACACTAGCTTTGTAGCATAAGCTCAGACAATTGGGTATAGTTTAGTTCGACCTTCCTATCTCCCCATCTTTTTAAAATACTAATGATGGTGTAAAAATCGTAATAATAAGTGTAGTCCTGTGTTACATAATATGGTGGTAGAGAAACTTTCTTTAATGAATCCATTATAACTTTTATATTGGCCACTACACCATCTAGTTAATGCTCAACACGCGCAaacataattattttcttttcctaatgGAACATGATGTAAGCATGTTCTCTACATTCATCATATGAGGTATGAGAAAAAAAGATGCAGCATAAACTCATTTTCCTATGAAGGAATATAAAATATTGAGAAAGTGATTGAAAACTacaattaaatttaatttaggGGCAAGTGTTTTTTGCCTGAGAGTGACCTTGCACCCAAACACTAGGACATACAATACAATATAGTGCAGGAATGACATGATCCACACAAAGCTCACAccattaagagaaaaaaaaaaatgagagaggatGATGGTACATGTGAGAATCTTTTTCTAGAGAGATTTGAGCCATTTTGTTAGAATGGGGCTATAGGTATTGGGTGTGTTACTCATACCATGGCAGATTCGGCACCTCCCCAATTAATTGGGAACCCAATTAGTGATCCATGAGCTGAGAAGATCTCGGGCATGCATCCCAATACATGGATGCGTATCCCCCAGTCCTTTCAGCCATTGGATCTCTAATTGGATACCCAATTAATtggagatgatttttttcctaCGATGGCTGATTTTCTCAACTCAGCAATCCAATTTGTCAAAAAGGATGGGATTTCTAAATGAACTTACCTTGACAGCTATTAATTAAGAAACTAACTACATTATTACCTGAGGGATGGATTTTTTTAGCAAGCAGCATAGAGGAGCACATCAATGAGATGCAGCAAAAATATCGTACATTGAAGAGCATGAGTTTATTTCATGTGAGGTGGGGAGAGACAGGCACAGAAGTTCTATTATACGTTACTTGAGTAGCCAAGATAACCTTTGCCCTCTAACTTGTGCCCAACACAACGGTGTGAGAAATTATCGCCCCACCTTCATTCATTTGATGCTTTTATGCATGTTCTCATTGATCCCGCGTTGTTGCAAAGGCCATGTGAACTTGCCCATATTATTATTATCCCTACTGCTTACATAGAGCAAATTCCTCAccctcccttccccccccccaccccacacaGAGGATTCACCTCCTTGGGAACCCTATCAAATAGTGGTGAAAattcttaaaaattaaaatttatctccatttattttttcttaggtTGATTTCATCCTGGCCGAGGCATGAGCTATATGGTTGGAAGATGGTGCAGAGAAAACAAACAGAACCTTACCTAGTCTGAATCAGATCTTAAGATAGAAAAGCTAAGTactaaaacaaggaaaaatatcTGAAAGTCTTTATCTACAAATAAGACCAATAATCCCAGAATTAGGCATCAAATTTGAAGACCACCTCCTGTCAACTACACATCGCCATCCAAGTCCTACTGGTTTCCACTGTTGCCAACTATATTCCATGATCTCTGCTTCCCATACTCATCAGCCCATAAGCCCATGACCCACCAAACCCACCCAACCTTATCATGTCTTGCACTGAAATGTCCCAATTCCTGGACCGCCCAagttaaaacttaaaacccACTTCACCCAACCCCCAAGTCCCAACTACAGAAATCAAACACTGAAACATCTTATCTCCTTCCTTGGTAAATCTAATATTCTTCCTTTGTATACCTAATGTTCTTCCTTAGTACCCCAGAACTCTGCTTTCTTCACCTTTGATATGCTCTCCAGAACTCCCACAGGTGAGATGTGTCCCATCACAGTTACCCTCTTTGACTCCAAATCTATACTGAAAGAAGTCACTCCTACATCATTGTATCACAAAATAGTCATTTGGGTTGGCAAGCAAATAAGGAAaaagttacccaaaaaaaaaaaagtaaagaaaatttaCCTTTAAACTGGGCAATAATTtcatggttattgttgtcctattatatatatatatatatataccaaacaTACCTTTAAACTGGGTCGGTGCTTGTATTTTggagataaaataaaagagtaaaGAAAATAGTGAAATCACCTTCCATCTTAGATAAATGTTTCTTCACCTTGCCAGCACAGCCTTGACAATGAAGGGATACTCTCATAACTACCACCTGCACAACAGTATAAGCTACAACAGTATAAGCTATGACAGTtcctcaaaaaagaaaagactttaattaaggaaatactcaagaagaagaagaagaggtgcaCTTAATGTATGATGGTCGTGACCCGTGAAACATGAAGGAATCACAGAGAAACTGAGATCGTGAAATTTCTGAGTATGAACATTTAAGTCTCACATATTAGCAGAAATTCAATCGCGCTGTGGAAGAGATCGGATTGAAATTTATTACATTTGAAATCATCATACAAAAATTAACTAACTGAGTTTAATGGACATACACATCCAACACCACACTCCctataagataaaaaaattaaaattaataaacGGTCAATATCGATCAGAGGATGAAACTACGTAATGCCACGTGTTACTGTATCAGTGATATTACAGAAATAGGCAGGTACTTTGGTAATACAAAGTGTCAAAGCCCCTCTTCAGTTGAAGACTTGAAATTTTTAAGAGTCTAAAGTAATAGATTACTGTAATTTCAGTCTACATTTGTTTATGTGATCAAGATCTGACAATGTGAGTGTTTAGATGTGGGGATCGATACCCATGAGGCCATGACTTCAGTCTGTACTGTGCGTAATCTGCAgcaaagaaataagaagaagaagaagaagaagaagaagaagaagaagaggaggagagggaATGTGACCTGAAAGACGGGATTGGAGGTAGATGAAGTGAGGGAAGAGGAAGCAGTGGAAGATGGTTTTCGTCCTCGTTCTCGATCTCTGAGGaagaatgatgatgatgacaattgCAGTGTCGGTCGAGTCATCAAGGGATGATTATCAGATGAGAAGGGAGAGAACCTCTGAGACTCAACGAGGCGAGTGTACTTGGACGATAATGAGTTGCTCAGCATGGCATGATGGGCAAGCGCCACCGACGATCTGTCTGGCCTCCTCGGCACTATAACTGACCGGGCGTCACCGGTGATGCACACGGCTGTCGCTGCCGGTGAATTGCACATGAATCCTCTCATCTTCTTACTTGTCTTTGTGTTCATGGTGACTTTTGTGGCTCAaggtagagacagagagagaagtCTTGGCTGGTGGGTTTGAGGAGGTGGAAAAGAACATAGGGAGTTTAGAGAATTTAGgaggaaagaggagaagagCGGAGTAGGAAAGAGTGAGTtaaagagggggagagagaattaAAATGGTGAAACATGCGTTCTTTATGACCCAGCTAACCTGGGTGGCTACTTACCTGATATAGGCGACAAAGGTAGGCTGGAAAGGAACAGCCAAGTTGCCGGTCTTTCAATTGACTAAACTACCCCTCTTTCCAAGGGTGAAATAATCCACACCAGACCTCTTGGTAtataatgtcttgtattccatcgttGTTTAATTCAAGGAATATTGGCACAGGCCTCCGACAAAACGAGGGCCCCACTTGACAATATACGGGTTATGGGGTTTGTAAGTGAGCCTCTTGCCACCCTGCGTAGCTGGTATGTAAGGGGCACAGCTCGGTTCGagttttttatttgatgatagttttgtacttttcgaTATTAGAATTTTTGCTATATTTTTGTAGTGAAATGTACTTATCTGTACGtaattctgagaggtgtgaaggCGAGCATTGTaattctattttccattgatagtgaagcaaaatcTCATCTTACCGAGGACGTAGGTAATCTTGTTGAATCTCGTAAACTtgtatgcattgtttgttcttatttttccattaccttctgcaTCCGATTGATCGACAGAATTTCTATCGGGTTtggattattttttaaataccgTTAATAGATTGTAATCCATCGAACTAATGATAAGACCGACCGAAACTAATCGTTTTGTTCTGAACACAAAAAATGTGGAACTGATTATGACCCGTCTCGATTAACTATGAACATCCCAATTAACAACCGTGGTCCTATGAAACATCCCAATCGAAGGTCCAGCTTAAAAAGCATTATACTGTGtttagcagcagcagcagctcaGCAGTTCTACTGAAGGTCCACCAGTCCACACCAACAAGAATCCATGCACCATGCATCAGATCATAATTAAGGTCATTAATTCAGGGATAAGCCatttaataactaaataagaaagataattAATTAGTGTGTTcagacttgagagagagagagagagagagagagagtgagagaaagcGAAAGACTACTGAAACTGAAAGGGATGGTcaaaaaaatacaagagaaaAAGGGTCACTggtagagaagaggaaggaaaaattAAGTTAGCAAAGGCAGCAATAAATGAGGGATGAAAAAGGGTAAGATTCGGTTACTACTTactttttaccaaaatatattaACTGAAAAAATCTGTCCTCTtgctgcagcagcagcagctgcaaacaaaaactggtaaaattggttTTATTAATGACAATCAAGGCTATTTCTAACGATCATGATCGACCTTACACGATCTTAATTCCAATATCTTAAACCATGGAAAGTGATGGTGGAGTGGAGTTGTaagcaaggatttagttctcggtattggtattggtatcgttTTCTACCCATACTAGgatcaaattggtatcagatcagACTGGATTGGTGGGTATCCATCACTTTTGcccttggttttttttctttttttttaaaatatatattatttattattttaccccttAAACGATACGGGTGATCATCCCAatcaattagggtttagggatcgATCTCAGCCGATACGTCCAATTTTatactgatacttaaaaccatggttgtaGTAAGCATGGATTTAGGGAATGGTATCAATGTTGGTATCTTTCGATACcgatccaataccaatccacATTAGATCAGATCGGTGAGTAACGTTCGGTTTtgccatttgatttttcttttttactgttttgcccCTGAAACGATATGGGTAATCGGTCCAAATAGATCAAGGCTTGAGATTGATCAATCAATAGTGATACGATATGGCGAATGCAACCgatacaataccgatacttgaaaccgtGGTTGTAAGGCTGGAAGCCTGGAACACTACTGCTAATTTGCAGAGTAGTTGTGAAGTACTCAACAAGTTGTGTAGTGTGTAGTACATGAAACTCACTCTATTCAAGTCTTCATGTGTTAAAGTACACATAAACTGCCTGACCAGTGCGCAGTGCCTGCTGCTGCTACCAGGCAAAATTTAATCTCTCCTTCTGATGATCCTTATCTTGCCTTGTGAACTCCTTTCTCTGCTAGCTGCTTGGTTTCATATTCTTGCAACGTGGGAATTAGGGACCACACTATCTATTCTATCTTTCTAGTTTCTATGTAGGACCCATCCAACTATAATGAACATGTTTGCAATTAACTAGAGGAAAGCCACAGCTACCTACCCCTGCAAACTGTAATATTGGATCTTCCATCTGGGATcaatctttctcttttctcacaTTTACATACTAACAAGGTTTCCtcccttttccctctctttaaAATGTCATCCCACTTTTCAACCTTCTTGGTTTTTTAGATGGTTTCAAAACTAGGATTCGGTCCGATCTATTTCTAATATGGTTCATGGGTCATGTGTTTTAGTAAAAAAGgtcaaaatgtcatttcaaatccTTACTACCAGAGACTGATGGTAAGGGGTGCGAACGTAATTTGATATTGTGTAGGGAGTGTCTCTCTAATAATGatattctctagggggtggcgttaTGATTTTTCCTTACATTTTTGAACCATTGAGAAACTCATTCCAAAACCATCTCATCTCATAAATTAATAGATTTCAAATTATATCCTAGAACTTGTTGGGGATAGGATATGATAGGATAGGATGTCTTTAATTCCATATGTGGCAAAAGTACTaggtatttttgtaaatttttcatATAGGGTTTCGTTATATATTTTGTAGTGAGGTCGTCTTTCTTTATAATGAGATATATATGatagaggtgtgaggacgagctcTGTAACCCTTATTTTTTCGATAGTGaaacaagatctcatctcactgaagACGTAAAACAATCTTGTCAAATCTCATAAATCTATATACATTATTCATTTGTTCTTGATTTTTCATTACTTTTATACATTgtttttagggttacgtttttACATAACTGTCCCATTTATTAATGAGATGATCCAATTGTAGGTTTACCAGGTCAATCCCAAGACGGTTTGTGGCTCTTCCTGTCCTAAATTGACACCCTAAATTATCAATTGTCAATACAAATTTTCTCTCCCCGGATCATCACCCTAAGCATCAAAATTGAAAGCCGAACCTTTATGTAACAGTTGGGCCTTTAAATGTGGACCTCTCCTAATTATATGTGAAAGAGACCCATGAGCACAAACCCATTTTTAATCTTAGATGGAAACGTTAGAGAGGGCAAAGATGGTGACGAACACATTTAAAACTGTCACCATGGTCGTTTAAACCTTGTCTTCCCATAAGTGAACTTTGCATCCATTTTGGTTGGAA includes the following:
- the LOC122073448 gene encoding protein SODIUM POTASSIUM ROOT DEFECTIVE 1-like, with amino-acid sequence MNTKTSKKMRGFMCNSPAATAVCITGDARSVIVPRRPDRSSVALAHHAMLSNSLSSKYTRLVESQRFSPFSSDNHPLMTRPTLQLSSSSFFLRDRERGRKPSSTASSSLTSSTSNPVFQVVVMRVSLHCQGCAGKVKKHLSKMEGVTSFSIDLESKRVTVMGHISPVGVLESISKVKKAEFWGTKEEH